The DNA segment TACGCATCGCCGGAACCACGGACTGGGCGACAAAGAATTGGTGACGCAGATTGACGTTCATGCGCTCGTCCCAGAACGCCGGCGTCACATCCTCCACCTTGTGGCGGTCGTCATTGGCGGCATTGTTGAGCAGCACGTCAACGCCGTCCAGATCGGCGATCAGCGCCGGCAGGCAGCTTGCCACCTGGTCAAGATCGGTCAGATCGCACTGGCGATACAGCGGCGCGTGCTTTGCCCCCGCACCCAGACGTTCCGCCAAGGCTCGCCCTTCGCCATCGAGCACATCGATGAAGCCGACGCGCGCGCCCTGCGCCACGAAAGCCTCGACCAGCCCCGCACCGATGCCGGACGCGCCGCCAGTGATGATAACGCTCTTGTTTTCAAGGCTCGGATAAATGGCGCGACCGGTGTCGCTTGCAGTCTGTTGCAGCACTAAGGTCTCCGAAGGGGTCATGCCGCGAGCAGGCCGCGGGAAGCGAGATTGCGGAACAGGTCGGCGATGCCGAAGCGCCAGGCGGGCGCATCGCGCGATGTGGTGACCGGATTGACCAGCGTGCCGAGGCGCGCGCTTGAGATCGTCACCGTGTCGCCGACCTTGTGGGTGAAGCCCTGGCCGGGCTCGTCGCGGTCCTGCACGGGCGCGAAGAGCGTGCCGCAGAACAGCACGAGCCCGTCGGGATAATGATGTTCGCTCAGCGCCTGCCGCAGCAATTCGGCCGGATCGCGGCTGATCTCGCGCATCGTGCTGGCGCCCTCGAGCACATAGCCGTCCTCGCCGGTGATCGTCATCGCGACATCGGCGGCGCGCACGTCGTCCATCGTGAAATTGTCATCGAACAGCCGGATCATCGGTCCGAGCGAGCAGGAGGCGTTATTGTCTTTCGCCTTTCCCAGCAGCAGCGCGGAGCGGCCCTCGAAATCGCGAAGGTTCACGTCATTGCCGAGCGTCGCGCCAACCGCCTGTCCATGCGCATCGGCGACCAGCACCACTTCGGGCTCAGGGTTGTTCCAAGTGGAGTCCGATCGAATGCCGACCGGCGCATTATGGCCGACTGTGGAGAGTACCGGCGACTTGGTGAAGATCTCCGCGTCGGGGCCGATCGCGACCTCCAGATACTGAGACCACATGCCATCGCGGATCAGCGTATCCTTGAGCTGTGCTGCCCGTTCTGACCCCGGTTCGACGCTGCGCAAATTGCCGCCGAGCGCCTGTTCCAGCCGCGCGCGCACGGTGGCCGCCTTTGCGTGGTCGCCGCGCGCCTGTTCCTCGATCACGCGCTCCAATGCGGAGACCGCAAAGGTAACGCCGGCGGCCTTGACGCACTGCAGGTCGATCGGACTTAGCAGCGCGTCGTCTGCAATGGCTTCGAGTTCGATCGGCACGCCGCCATCGAATGTCCGGTCAGCGATCAGCATGGACACGGTCGGGCGTATGCGCGCCATGTCGTAGCCCTGACCGTTTCGGATCATGAAGGGAGAAGGGCCATCCGCCGTCTTTAAACGGCCGATAAAGGTGCCGTCGCGCCAATCGGAGGGCATGGCCTCCAGCCACGTTGGACGATACTGCGACACTGGTGTCCTCCCCGGTTGTGTTAGCGGTATCGTTCATGCCATAGTTGTCGTCAAGGGCAGTGATGCTGGTCGAAAATGCGGTATGTTAAAGGGGCGGAGAGGTGATGAAGCGCAGGCAGTTCGTCCAGGCAGCCACGCTCGCGCTCGCCCTCAACGTTGGCGCTAACGTCGGGGCCGAACCGGCCGTTTCGTTTCAGGTCCCCTATACCTGGGGTAACGTCACGCTGGGCGGCGGCGGTTTCGCACCAGGCATTGTTTTCAG comes from the Sphingomonas sp. OV641 genome and includes:
- a CDS encoding SDR family oxidoreductase, producing the protein MLQQTASDTGRAIYPSLENKSVIITGGASGIGAGLVEAFVAQGARVGFIDVLDGEGRALAERLGAGAKHAPLYRQCDLTDLDQVASCLPALIADLDGVDVLLNNAANDDRHKVEDVTPAFWDERMNVNLRHQFFVAQSVVPAMRRAGKGVILNFGSISWHLGLPELVLYQTAKAAIEGMTRGLARELGRDGIRVNTIVPGNVQTPRQERWYNPEAEAELVAAQCLNGRIQPSDVAALALFLAADDARMCTGHDYWVDAGWR
- a CDS encoding fumarylacetoacetate hydrolase family protein, with product MPSDWRDGTFIGRLKTADGPSPFMIRNGQGYDMARIRPTVSMLIADRTFDGGVPIELEAIADDALLSPIDLQCVKAAGVTFAVSALERVIEEQARGDHAKAATVRARLEQALGGNLRSVEPGSERAAQLKDTLIRDGMWSQYLEVAIGPDAEIFTKSPVLSTVGHNAPVGIRSDSTWNNPEPEVVLVADAHGQAVGATLGNDVNLRDFEGRSALLLGKAKDNNASCSLGPMIRLFDDNFTMDDVRAADVAMTITGEDGYVLEGASTMREISRDPAELLRQALSEHHYPDGLVLFCGTLFAPVQDRDEPGQGFTHKVGDTVTISSARLGTLVNPVTTSRDAPAWRFGIADLFRNLASRGLLAA